CTTGTCTTTCCCTTTTCCTGAggtctttttctttccttttttagTCAGTAGcctaccaaaaaatcttcttACAGGACCTTCGTTTCTTACGGGGTTCACACTGGACGATGAAATTTGACTGTGATTCCTAGAATCTATGGGCTGGTCACGCGACAAAACCTTTACTAAATCCTGAATACTTATGCGTAAAGTAACGTCTTTCTCCAATAACCTTTTAATGACTAAATCGTTTAAAGTATTACCATTTATTTTGGAACTCAATGATACTTCGATGATTTTGTGGTAGGTTTCGAATTCATTTTCCCCGAAAAATGGCAGCTCGTTGTACAGTAAGCAGTATAGTGTCACTCCCAATGACCAAATATCCAACTTAAAGCCATCCGTCACAAAATCTCTTTTGGAATTGCCCAAATGACATAGCTCTGGTGCAATAAATGCCGGAGTACCAAcaattttgttcaattcCCTCTGAAAacaatcttcaaaattagCATCGCTGAAAGGTAATGATTGGGGAGTGAAAATACAACTTCCAAAATCAGAAAGTTTCGctactttttcttcttcatccaaTAAAATATTGGACGGTTTGATATCACGATGAATACAACCCTGAGAATGCAAATATTCCAACCCTTTTGTCATATCCTCCAGGATTTTTTTGGCAAATGTAGAAACACTACAATTTGAAAtcacaatttttttccattgcggtaaaatatcttcatcatcgtcacGTTTCCACTGTAGTTCACCAAGGCTGCACCAATTAGTGACTATCCAGATAGATTCGCTGAAAGGAGAGTCCAAGCATTCTATTAGTCGCACAATATGAACATTATTTCGAAGTCTTGAAGCCGCAAAAATTTCCCACCTACATTTTTCGATATTCATAAGTCTCATAGCCTCATTACCACTCATATTTGTCGttatttttcctttactCTTCCAAAGCTGGATTTGCCTCATTACTTGATTTACTGAATATTGCTGGGCATTCCAAGGTTTTTTTGGTATAATCTTGACAGCAACAACCTTGCCTAAAGTAGAACTGTACGCTTTTCGTACATAACCAAATTGTCCACTTCCTGCAGAGACTCCTAGCGTATATTGGTTTATAGTTTTCTTATCTTGGTCACTAacagttatttttttcacataTGGTCGAATTTCATCCAGGATCGTGTGTATATTTTCTCCTATAATTGTACTATAGGTTGGTTTCTgttgagaaaaagaagaaccaAATGAAGATGTCTGGCTCGTAGGCGTTATCGGGGGACTATCTAACTCATCCTCTCTTATGCACGATTGCTGGGATAATGGTGCCCATTCCGGAATTAATGTCGGTATAAGCTGTCGAGGTGACATTTCATGCTAAGTAATTATTGTTAACCTGGcgttcaaaaaataatatctATGCGAGTAAGTTTGTAACACCTAAAGAAGTATCATCGGGGGGTTTTCAAGGCCAAATTAGTTCATAGGACTAGAGACTGTTGCattgtttatttgttgCTACCTCATCATTCACAAATTATACGTTTAAAGTGATGTAAAATCATGCTATATACTAATTTGGCATAACCTCTGTTGAGCGGCATCATTTAATGA
The nucleotide sequence above comes from Saccharomyces cerevisiae S288C chromosome XI, complete sequence. Encoded proteins:
- the ELM1 gene encoding serine/threonine protein kinase ELM1 (Serine/threonine protein kinase; regulates the orientation checkpoint, the morphogenesis checkpoint and the metabolic switch from fermentative to oxidative metabolism by phosphorylating the activation loop of Kin4p, Hsl1p and Snf1p respectively; cooperates with Hsl7p in recruiting Hsl1p to the septin ring, a prerequisite for subsequent recruitment, phosphorylation, and degradation of Swe1p; forms part of the bud neck ring; regulates cytokinesis), which encodes MSPRQLIPTLIPEWAPLSQQSCIREDELDSPPITPTSQTSSFGSSFSQQKPTYSTIIGENIHTILDEIRPYVKKITVSDQDKKTINQYTLGVSAGSGQFGYVRKAYSSTLGKVVAVKIIPKKPWNAQQYSVNQVMRQIQLWKSKGKITTNMSGNEAMRLMNIEKCRWEIFAASRLRNNVHIVRLIECLDSPFSESIWIVTNWCSLGELQWKRDDDEDILPQWKKIVISNCSVSTFAKKILEDMTKGLEYLHSQGCIHRDIKPSNILLDEEEKVAKLSDFGSCIFTPQSLPFSDANFEDCFQRELNKIVGTPAFIAPELCHLGNSKRDFVTDGFKLDIWSLGVTLYCLLYNELPFFGENEFETYHKIIEVSLSSKINGNTLNDLVIKRLLEKDVTLRISIQDLVKVLSRDQPIDSRNHSQISSSSVNPVRNEGPVRRFFGRLLTKKGKKKTSGKGKDKVLVSATSKVTPSIHIDEEPDKECFSTTVLRSSPDSSDYCSSLGEEAIQVTDFLDTFCRSNESLPNLTVNNDKQNSDMKTDRSESSSHSSLKIPTPIKAMIRLKSSPKENGNRTHINCSQDKPSSPLMDRTVGKRTVNNSGARKLAHSSNILNFKAYINSEDSDIRETVEDVKTYLNFADNGQI